GCCGGGCCGAGCGGCTGCAGTCGCTCGGCCCGGCGTACGCCGGACTCGATCGCCTCGACCAGCGCGCGGGCCGCCGCCGGGTCGGCGCCGGTGCCGTCGACCGGTCCTGCCGTCGGCCCGCTCGGCGGTAGCTGGCTCCCGGGCACCCGCTGGCGGACGCCCGGCCCGACCCGCGCCGAGGCGGTCCGGTCCGGTCCGCCACCGGTCGTCGCGGGTGCTCCGCCGTCCGCCGCGGGGCGGGACGGCCGGCGGGGCAGCCCCGCCGAGGTGACTCCGGCCGGCGGGGTGGCGGTGGGACCCGGCACGGCGGCCCGGCCGGCGACGGTGGCGGTCGGTTCCGGCGACGCGGGCGACCGGTCCGCCGGCACGGTCTCCGGCGGCGCGACGTCGCCGTCCGGCGGGCTGATCTCCAGGTACGCGACGCCGCCGCCCGCCGCGGGCTCCGGCTCCGCGCCGGCGCCGAAGGCGTCCCAGGTCTCGCCGGTCGCCATGCTCCGGCTCGCCCGGCCCAGCGACGTCGGGTCGAATGCCGGCGGGTCGTACGAGCCGCCCAGCGCGGCGGGACCGTCCGGCGTACCACCGGTCAGGGCCGGCGAACGCCGCTCCCGGACCGGGACGGTGGCCCGGGCGATGGCGGCGCCGGCCCGCTCGGTGGGCCGGAACACCAGCGACGCCCGGGGGACCTCCAGCCGGGCGGTAACCCCACCGCCGCCGGTGGGGGCGAGGTTCACCGCCCAGCCGTGCCGGCGGGCCAGCCGACCCACCACGAACAGGCCGAGCACCTCGGTCGGGGCCAGGTCCAGCCGCTCCCGCCGGGTCAACCGGGCGTTCTCCTCGGCCAGCCGTTCCCGGGTCATGCCGATGCCGTGGTCGGTCACCGTGAGCCGGGCGCCGGCCTCGGTCGGCTCGGCGCTGACCACCACCCGGGTGTGCGGGGGTGAGAAGACGGTGGCGTTCTCCATCAGTTCGGCGAGCGCCAGCACGAGGTCGCCGACGGTGGCCGGCGCCGCGGCGATCTCCGCCGGCACGCGTACATCGACGCGGGTGTAGTCCTCGATCTCGCCCAGCGCCAGGCGGACCACGTCGGCGAGCGGCACCGGTGCCACGTACGCGTCGGTGCCCGGCGAGCCGGACAGCACCACGAGGCTGCCGGCGTTGCGCCGGAGTCGGCTGGAGATGTGGTCGAGGCGGTACAGGTCCGCCAACCGCCCCGCGTCGGTCTCCCGCTGCTCCAACCGGTCGATCAGCGCGATCTGCCGGCCGACGAGGTTCTGCGTACGCCGGCCCACGTGACCGAACATCTGCGCCACGTTGCGCCGGCCGGCGACCTGACGCTCGACCAACCGGGCGGCCGTCGCCTGGACCCGCTCGAACGCCCGGGCCAGGTC
This genomic stretch from Micromonospora krabiensis harbors:
- a CDS encoding sensor histidine kinase, whose protein sequence is MLLGRLRIRGKLALLVVIPLVSMVGLAVPVVLDRVAVAQRAGDIADRVRLASRIGTLVQDLQQERILSVGLLLGTVTRAELMRRSATVDDRVADLRAERGDRLEPLVADALEGVRALTDVRAAVLAGAAGPQQVLDAYGPVNRALIDSLRLAFDVDTDTAAGRQVLALDSLLRADEGLGLCATLIVLVKVSDDPAVTAGFVATMAALRVDSQRFRSLITPEQRKLAELNDAAVTARTSADFLSTGAVDPAGAVRNVPLEMVFPSARSMVTLGQFIEKKMVADVLAEATGEQRRALTTAYLVAGLAALILAVVVLLSAVVARTVARPLTRLTRSADRVARVAEAELVRVADDEAESAPPVRLDPVDVRARDEIGDLARAFERVQATAARLVERQVAGRRNVAQMFGHVGRRTQNLVGRQIALIDRLEQRETDAGRLADLYRLDHISSRLRRNAGSLVVLSGSPGTDAYVAPVPLADVVRLALGEIEDYTRVDVRVPAEIAAAPATVGDLVLALAELMENATVFSPPHTRVVVSAEPTEAGARLTVTDHGIGMTRERLAEENARLTRRERLDLAPTEVLGLFVVGRLARRHGWAVNLAPTGGGGVTARLEVPRASLVFRPTERAGAAIARATVPVRERRSPALTGGTPDGPAALGGSYDPPAFDPTSLGRASRSMATGETWDAFGAGAEPEPAAGGGVAYLEISPPDGDVAPPETVPADRSPASPEPTATVAGRAAVPGPTATPPAGVTSAGLPRRPSRPAADGGAPATTGGGPDRTASARVGPGVRQRVPGSQLPPSGPTAGPVDGTGADPAAARALVEAIESGVRRAERLQPLGPADVPPRPAGGPASGVSPHPGRPALNRRVPGASLDGEPARRPVSPHPGDPAEVRDLITEFEAGVARALREVSPDRRNEEGSTR